Proteins encoded within one genomic window of Clupea harengus chromosome 10, Ch_v2.0.2, whole genome shotgun sequence:
- the ociad1 gene encoding OCIA domain-containing protein 1 isoform X1 has translation MSQATSGFPGPQQHGGAQGSGALGAGYIPTEDEKRVFKECNQESFWYRSLPFSAVAVGITQVLVHKGIIAPSPRFGSLPKVALAGLFGYMGGKMSYMKVCQEKFKNLENSPLGAALRQGHLRNVPPALNQSELGDPNQATPEQPSMEPAPQRKTDYQPPPDNYSNSSDYSYSSASQSSYDPAPFSSSFSESAPSGVRDDNVPREAPYQEDEMPKRRPVLYENLRSKNRENYEVTLTQKGETLLKPQAEASAQPKKDVKKNKYGDAWDE, from the exons ATGTCACAGGCAACGTCAGGATTTCCAGGTCCCCAACAACACGGGGGTGCCCAG GGATCTGGTGCACTTGGTGCAGGATATATCCCTACTGAAGATGAAAAGCGAGTCTTCAAGGAGTGTAACCAGGAGAGCTTCTGGTATAGAT CATTGCCATTCTCTGCCGTTGCTGTTGGAATCACGCAAGTGCTTGTGCATAAAG gaatCATTGCACCATCTCCACGATTTGGTTCCCTGCCTAAAGTTGCTC TTGCTGGATTGTTCGGATATATGGGAGGCAAGATGTCCTATATGAAAGTCTGTCAAGAGAAGTTCAAAAATCTGGAAAATTCACCTTTGGGTGCAGCTCTCCGTCAAGGACATTTGCGTAATGTTCCCCCTGC GTTGAACCAGTCCGAGCTTGGGGACCCAAACCAGGCGACTCCTGAACAGCCCAGTATGGAGCCAGCACCCCAGCGAAAGACGGACTACCAGCCCCCACCCGATAACTACAGCAACTCAAGTGACTATTCCTACAGCAGCGCCTCGCAGTCTTCGTACGACCCTGCCCCTTTTAGCTCAAGCTTCAGTGAGTCGGCCCCCTCAGGTGTGAGGGATGACAATGTACCACGAG AAGCGCCTTACCAGGAGGATGAGATGCCCAAGAGGAGGCCAGTGCTGTATGAGAATCTCCGCAGCAAAAACCGCGAGAACTACGAGGTCACCCTAACGCAGAAGGGCGAGACCCTGCTCAAACCTCAAGCTGAAGCCTCCGCCCAACCAAAGAAAGACG TGAAAAAGAACAAGTATGGAGATGCTTGGGATGAGTGA
- the ociad1 gene encoding OCIA domain-containing protein 1 isoform X2, whose product MKSESSRSVTRRASALPFSAVAVGITQVLVHKGIIAPSPRFGSLPKVALAGLFGYMGGKMSYMKVCQEKFKNLENSPLGAALRQGHLRNVPPALNQSELGDPNQATPEQPSMEPAPQRKTDYQPPPDNYSNSSDYSYSSASQSSYDPAPFSSSFSESAPSGVRDDNVPREAPYQEDEMPKRRPVLYENLRSKNRENYEVTLTQKGETLLKPQAEASAQPKKDVKKNKYGDAWDE is encoded by the exons ATGAAAAGCGAGTCTTCAAGGAGTGTAACCAGGAGAGCTTCTG CATTGCCATTCTCTGCCGTTGCTGTTGGAATCACGCAAGTGCTTGTGCATAAAG gaatCATTGCACCATCTCCACGATTTGGTTCCCTGCCTAAAGTTGCTC TTGCTGGATTGTTCGGATATATGGGAGGCAAGATGTCCTATATGAAAGTCTGTCAAGAGAAGTTCAAAAATCTGGAAAATTCACCTTTGGGTGCAGCTCTCCGTCAAGGACATTTGCGTAATGTTCCCCCTGC GTTGAACCAGTCCGAGCTTGGGGACCCAAACCAGGCGACTCCTGAACAGCCCAGTATGGAGCCAGCACCCCAGCGAAAGACGGACTACCAGCCCCCACCCGATAACTACAGCAACTCAAGTGACTATTCCTACAGCAGCGCCTCGCAGTCTTCGTACGACCCTGCCCCTTTTAGCTCAAGCTTCAGTGAGTCGGCCCCCTCAGGTGTGAGGGATGACAATGTACCACGAG AAGCGCCTTACCAGGAGGATGAGATGCCCAAGAGGAGGCCAGTGCTGTATGAGAATCTCCGCAGCAAAAACCGCGAGAACTACGAGGTCACCCTAACGCAGAAGGGCGAGACCCTGCTCAAACCTCAAGCTGAAGCCTCCGCCCAACCAAAGAAAGACG TGAAAAAGAACAAGTATGGAGATGCTTGGGATGAGTGA
- the ociad2 gene encoding OCIA domain-containing protein 2: MTSETPTPESSGAAQSGAAAPARGNRCGMGDRHIHRDDVRQIWRECQSESFWYRALPISVTSMAITGALIYKGVWSASKRFGPFPKLALAGVLGFAVGKASYARTCRARFESLGPDFGPGFRPGFGPGFGPWSRRPDFAPGHRHCHHVCEECKRQEAPAPAQAQAQPAQS; this comes from the exons atgACTTCAGAGACACCGACACCTGAAAGCTCCGGAGCGGCCCAGTCGGGGGCAGCTGCCCCAGCGAGGGGCAACAGG tgTGGTATGGGAGACCGCCATATTCACAGGGACGACGTGAGGCAGATATGGAGGGAGTGTCAGTCGGAGAGCTTCTGGTACAGAG CACTCCCTATCTCCGTGACCAGCATGGCCATTACAGGGGCCCTCATCTACAAAG GCGTTTGGAGTGCTTCAAAACGATTCGGACCTTTCCCTAAGCTAGCAT TGGCAGGTGTTCTTGGTTTCGCTGTGGGCAAGGCCTCCTATGCCAGAACGTGCCGAGCGAGGTTTGAGAGTCTTGGGCCCGACTTTGGTCCTGGATTTAGGCCGGGATTTGGACCAGGTTTTGGACCTTGGTCTCGGAGACCAGATTTTGCCCCAGGGCACAG ACACTGCCAccatgtgtgtgaagagtgcAAAAGGCAAGAAGCACCAGCGCCAGCTCAGGCACAAGCCCAGCCAGCTCAGAGCTaa